A single window of Macrobrachium nipponense isolate FS-2020 chromosome 31, ASM1510439v2, whole genome shotgun sequence DNA harbors:
- the LOC135206919 gene encoding sialate:O-sulfotransferase 1-like isoform X4, which translates to MCCLDNPGIYLAQVTEGEDTPKSRTVKKETAWDYHGNNTGYLKILIDYSRPQHDPWPSSVECMGLRVSFARRRTLPRTALASFPGSGNTWFRYLIQSTSGLFTDPLYNDRQLAKKGFYGESDPLECGCTIVVKTHGYTLGVVPKSRDKRSKIVEKFYGRGILLLRNPYDTLIAFRNYQYGGHLGIASPLAFHGQDWARFVQSKVEKWGAFANDWVTGARNLHIVHFENMQVNPKHELLKILQFLHLRVDPLRLKCVLANLNGAFRRVTPENTFYRKKDPFTPELHAAVEKHIRDVNDALIQRGWPPLPTHLYNYHVEVEDPLNSAQNDQEEEGSHATLKAPLAPHSPKVSSNISRNPKASKDIQDGSGKRKVFSAITNSIRAENSIRSATNKRESNSKPTGEKVFKLYPWMKS; encoded by the exons GGTATCTAAAAATCCTGATAGACTACTCACGACCCCAGCACGACCCGTGGCCCAGCTCCGTGGAGTGCATGGGACTGCGCGTGTCCTTCGCCAGGAGAAGGACCTTGCCAAGGACGGCCCTGGCCTCCTTCCCGGGATCTGGCAACACTTGGTTCAG gTACCTGATCCAGAGCACCTCGGGTCTCTTCACTGATCCATTGTATAACGATCGCCAGTTGGCTAAGAAAG gaTTTTATGGAGAGAGCGATCCACTGGAATGTGGGTGTACGATAGTCGTCAAAACTCATGGATACACCCTGGGTGTTGTACCGAAGTCAAG AGACAAGAGGTCGAAAATCGTTGAAAAATTCTACGGTCGTGGGATTCTTTTGCTTCGGAATCCTTACGACACCTTGATTGCTTTCAGGAATTACCAGTACGGAGGGCACTTGGGAATCGCAAGTCCTCTAGCGTTCCATGGCCAAG ACTGGGCACGGTTCGTTCAAAGCAAAGTGGAGAAGTGGGGGGCATTTGCGAACGACTGGGTCACTGGGGCCAG AAATCTCCATATTGTACACTTCGAGAACATGCAGGTGAATCCGAAACACGAGTTGCTGAAGATCCTGCAGTTCCTCCACTTGAGAGTCGACCCTCTTCGTCTCAAGTGCGTCTTGGCCAATTTGAACGGCGCCTTCAGGAGAGTCACCCCGGAAAATACCTTCTACAGAAAAAA GGACCCATTCACTCCGGAACTCCACGCAGCTGTCGAAAAGCACATAAGGGACGTGAACGACGCCCTCATACAGCGTGGATGGCCGCCTCTGCCGACGCATCTCTACAACTATCACGTCGAAGTAGAAGACCCCTTGAACTCCGCGCAAAACGACCAAGAGGAAGAAGGCAGCCACGCCACGCTCAAGGCTCCCCTCGCCCCCCATTCGCCAAAGGTCTCCTCCAACATCTCCAGAAATCCCAAAGCTTCGAAAGACATTCAAGACGGGTCCGGGAAGCGAAAAGTTTTCTCGGCCATCACGAATAGCATCAGAGCCGAGAATTCGATAAGATCGGCGACCAACAAGCGCGAGAGTAACTCCAAACCGACCGGTGAAAAGGTGTTCAAATTGTATCCGTGGATGAAGAGCTGA
- the LOC135206826 gene encoding uncharacterized protein LOC135206826 produces MRGADPQDAWDTVMGLVRLPKVGPDGNKKEISLSHEIFLRQLEPDVRGQLTYAYTLHDDELLEKAKKLTLSSKAARLAAPRSSVCLATEKGEEEDDDPTQEIGAVTQRKSSHTQRGETSWCHYHRRFGRHSRRCESPCTFQQPIKQRRQRKPKSPVAAASSEPHRFYVRDAISGRRMLVDTGAMHSIFPPVRKRPQPRA; encoded by the coding sequence ATGCGAGGCGCCGACCCACAGGATGCCTGGGACAcagtgatgggcctcgtccgccTGCCCAAAGTAGGTCCTGATGGGAATAAGAAGGAAATCAGCCTGAGCCACGAAAttttcctgcggcaactcgagccagatGTCCGAGGACAGCTAACGTACGCATACACCCTCCATGACGACGAACTATTGGAGAAAGCTAAAAAGCTGACGCTGTCGAGCAAGGCTGCAAGGCTCGCCGCTCctcgatcctccgtgtgcctagccacagagaagggagaagaagaagacgacgacccaactcaagagatcggcgccgtgaCCCagaggaagtcctcccacacTCAGCGGGGTGAAACCTCCTGGTGCCACTACCACCGGAGGTTCGGAAGACACTCCAGGAGATGCGAAAGCCCCTGCACCTTCCAGCAGCCAATAAAACAGCGACGGCAGAGAAAACCAAAGTCGCCCGTGGCAGCAGCCTCGTCGGAACCACACAGGTTTTatgtccgcgacgcgatctccggccgaaGGATGCTGGTGGATACAGGggcgatgcactcgatattcccgcccgtcaggaaaagaccgcaGCCGCGGGCCTGA
- the LOC135206825 gene encoding protein NYNRIN-like, translated as MMRLLTEKFVWHGIRKDSLEWARTCVPCQTSKVSWHTESGVGEFPQPKRRFGHIHVDVVGPLPPSEGARYLLTIIDRSTKWPEVTPMSEATTKACTEALLTSWISRFGVPDEITKDRGPVFLSELWTALARLMGTLLHATTANNPAANGMVERFHRSLKASLMARCTGEDWKSQLPWVLLGLRTAPRANSEASPAEKVYGEPLTVPGEFFPTNADDADISITRLWESAGKFTPCIKTVSD; from the coding sequence atgatgcgcctcctgacggagaagtttgtctggcacggaattcggaaggactccctcgagtgggccaggacctgcgttcCTTGCCAAACAAGTAAAGTAAGTTGGCACACAGAATCAGGTGTGGGGGAATTCCCGCAGCCGAAGCGAAGATTCGGCCATATTCACGTAGACGTCGTGGgtcccctgcccccgtcggaaggcgccagatacctcctgacgataatcgatcgctccaccaaatggcctgaggtgacgccgatgtcggaggcaacCACCAAAGCGTGCACCGAAGCCCTTCTcaccagctggatcagtcgatttgGAGTGCCAGATGAGATCACGAAGGACCGCGGAcccgttttcctgtcggagttgtggaccgcCCTGGCCCGCCTGATGGGGACATTGCTACATGCCACCACTGCCAACAACCCGgcggctaacggcatggtggagaggtTCCACCGATCGCTCAAGGCTTCCCTAATGGCACGCTGCACCGGCGaggattggaagagccaactaccgtgggtcctcctcggccttAGGACCGCCCCTCGGGCGAACAGCGAAGCATCACctgcggagaaggtatacggggaaccATTGACAGTCCCAGGTGAGTTCTTCCCAACCAATGCTGACGACGCCGACATCTCCATCACCAGACTTTGGGAATCCGCTGGAAAATTCACACCCTGCATCAAGACCGTCTCTGACTGA